Within the Salinimonas marina genome, the region TTTCAGACACATACCCAAAGTACCCAAGATAAAAACATCGGCAGACCGTACACCCTCTTTCGATATACAGCCCCCAATGACTCATTAGTAGCATTCCTCAGTGTCCTGGTTCACTGGCTGAGGTTTTGCCAGATTAATACCCGATACCGCTTCACCTGCTACAGCCACTACCTTTTGTGGCCTCGCAATCAGACGGTACTTCATTCACTTATCCAGGCTACGCATTGGATTACGGTGCAATAGGTTTTCACCTGCATCGCTACGCTTGCCGTCGTAAGTGGGGCATATGCTACGCTCCGCGACTCAGTAAAATACCGTTACCCTAGTTCAAGCGCTGTGTTGAATAACGGTTTTTCTTGTTTGGGTTGGTTGGTACCACCGCAGATAAAGTAGCGGTGAAGCAGGGTACTGATAGCACGGAAACCAAGAGTGTTATTGGCATAAGCCTCGGTCATTTGTTCAGTGACCTTGGCTTCAACATCTTGACGTTTTACTTTAGGAAAAAGCGCCAAGTACATTCTCATCAGTTCGGACTTACGCATTGCTTTTAGTAGAGATTCCAAAGGCACCTTGTCGGTATTGAATACCAAGCCAACGCGACCAAGAAACTCCGTTTTCATTCCTAGTTCACGTAGTCTGTCCAGGTCAATACCTTCCTCGCCATTGAAGGCACCGGCAAAGATAAATAATACGTGGTTAATAGGAATATTTACGTATTTTGCGTAAGGCCCGTACACAGCAGCGGTTTCGCTCTCAAGTACCTTTAAAAACTCATTCTGTACGCCGTTGGTAGTTTCATGCGCTAGATCTGAGTTTTGGTTTCCTGAAATAAACAGTTTGTCAAACTCATCAACAAAGCACACTGTTGGTTTATCTGCCGGCATGTCACCCAACGGTGCCAATGCCTTAGATAGACTGTTACCAGAAGTACCTTCTTTAGTAAGCTGAGCGGCGTTAATTTCTAGATGATTCAGTTGCAAGTCTTCACATAGCTTAGCCACGGTGTACGTTTTGCCTGAGCCTGATGGCCCGGTTAAGATGAAATGGGGCCGAATGTTACCCTCACTTCCTTTAAATACTTCAAATACCTTTTTCAGCTCTTTTTCGTGCTTGAACATAGCATTTCCTTATCATTATCTTCTTAAACAGGGCTATAGGCCCCGCGACTCAGTTACAGGCGCAATTCGGAATCTAGTATTCCTGATGCACCACGACTGGTTTCGTCCAGTCGTTCTACTTCAACCAGTGGTAAGTGGCTAAAGGTCTGTTTGATAATTAGCTGGGCGATCTTATCGCCTTTACGAAACTCAACTGCATCCTGTCCGTGATTGATAATCACCACATGGACTTCACCGGTATGCGTACTGTCTACAACCCGGGCCATTACATCAATGCCGTATTTATCCGCCAATTTTGCACGGGGTTCCATCTGGCCATAGAAGCCATCGGGAATACCAAAGGCTAAGCCAGTGGGTAAGCTGGCACGTTGACCCGGATTTAGTGTCACAGACACCATGGTTTGCACATCCAAGCCTGCATCGCCGGCATGGGCCAGGGTAGGTAAGGGTGCAAAGGGGTTAATCGTCTTCACTTTGATCGAGGGATACATCACAATTCTCTTGAGACTCATTACAAGTGGGGTTTATACAAAATAGGGTATGCCCATCACCTTCAAGCTCCTCTCCACAATCGCCACATAGAGGAATAGTAGGCTTGTAGAATGGACTGTCTGGGTGACAGGCATATTGGTCGATATCGTCCGGGAAGTTCACAGCAATTCCACCCAATGCCATGCGGCAAATAAAGTGATAATGGGTACAACCCGAACAACTAAATATTTGATTTCACGCATAGTGACTCCTGCTAACAGATTTGTCAGACCGCAGGAGCAGGCAGAGCCTGCCTTTCTCACTCGTTCGCGTGTTGCTTTACTGTCTCAATGAGTGTGTTGTGGTAGCGATCAAGTGCGGCATCCACATGGTGTTTAGGACTGTCTGGTAACGCGGTATACGCATCTTCACGGGCTTCATCCAGTGAGTCTGCTGAGGCAAATATCTTAATTCTGAGTTTTTCAAGCCACTCTTTGGTTGTAAATAGGTGCGTCTTTTTCATATCGTCTTCACATAGTCGTTTCTCCGATATTTGGGAAGTTTAGTATATCGGTATGGGCAGGACTGTGCGGATGCACAGCTCTTTAGTAAATCCAGTAAAAAAATAACCCCAAGGCGTGAGCCAAGGGGATGATTTTACGATAGGAAGTAGTTCGAGTTACCAATTGCGTGTGACACACTACCCATAGGCGTGATGCGATAGTTGGTACCGTGAATCTGGCCTAGAATATCCTCCAGTAAGTTGGAGTCAGCCAGTTGTTGGAACATGGTCATATAGTGCTGACGAAGATGGTTCATGTTATTAGCATGGCACTTGAATTCATCATGCACACACACCACTGGGAATGCCTTGTGCGCTAAGGTGAGTTCAATCAGCCTAACCAATTCAGGTAATTCATCCTCAAAGTCACAATAAGCATGTTCCCCGGTTACCAGTAGTTCGGCCCAACGCAGTGAGACAAACTCACGGCTGTTGCTGCTTGCCGGCATGGGATAACCTTGTTCCTCGAAATAAGCGTCAATCCCTGTCAAACAGGCTTCAAGGACGTACTCATCGTAGTTACAACGTCGGCTCATCTCACGTACCAGTAAGGCATCAATGCTGTGAATCACATTGGCTGCAATGGACAGACCGGTTTCAGTACCTTGGTTCAGATCCACACGATGCGTGAAAGATGTACCATCCAGTTCATCAACACGGATACGGATATCCTCGGCTTCCAATACCGGACAGACCGCGTGAAAGCCATCAGGCAGTACCCATTCGTGTTTCAGGGCATAGGGTTGCCAAGCATCCATTAAATGCTGCATAGCAACTACTGCGCCCGGTGCCACAACTTTCAATGACTCATAGAAGGTAGCCAGCTCTTGGGTATCTTCACCAAAGATCTCTTTTGGTTTCATCTTTGAGCCGTAGAAGTGAGTCATCAGTGCCTCTTTCACACCTTTGCGAGCAGCGGTGAAGTGCATACCTAACTTCGCTAGCTTGGTATTCATTACATCGGTGACATCGGTATAGATGTCAGCCCGACGATTAGGGTCAATCAACCCAGTGGACTCACATGTAACCTTACAATTCATCAACGCACCCATGATCTGGACACCGGATGAACAGGCATCCAGTCCTACCATGAAGCCGGATGGTCTGCCTGCGTAGGCATCTTCTAAGGCAAACAGTGCAGCTTTATAAATAGCTGGTTCATCGGCATCATCTACCAGTCCATGCAGTGCCTGCATGTCCTTGGAATCTACCCATTTGATACGGTCTTCAAACAGTTCTTTATCCAGACCAAAAGCATTGGCCACGGCAATCTTGATGTACTCTACACCTTTGAATTCTTTCATAACTACTCCTCAATAGTTAGGCAGCAGCCGTAGCGTTAGCGACAGGCTGCGTGGGTTTAATTGGTTAGTTTGATAACTTCGGCGCCATTCCATCGACTGGCGACAGACTGGGCTTGTTGCGGTGAGGTATACTGCGTGGCAGTGGTCGGGTCATAGGTGGAGAACCCACGCCCGGCTACCCAGTACCTTCCTTCTGGAATGTAGACCACAAACGTCATAATTCACGCTCTGCGTGGCTTTTCATAACTCAATTACCTCTTTATCAGCGAATTCACATATCGCTTTTCTAAATTGATTACCCTGCGTTGATACATGGTATCCCTGAGCGTAGGTACGCCCCCGCATATCGACCTTGTGCGTCAGATGGAACCGATTACCTGTTTGAATCAGGTCACGGTACACCCGGTAAGACGCGGTGACGAAGGTATGCCATTGCTTGGCTACATCAACGTCCATATCCGGATCCTTAGGTACCTCTGATAAGCTGGTTAACACCCGCTTATTCAGACATAAGGGAATCCGGTTAAAGGTGTTGATAGTATCTAAACAGATATCACCATCATGGTACGTACCCTTACCTAATATCATTGCTGATTTCTCGGTCAACAGGGCATTGTCGTAGTTGTGCTCCACTGTATTTGGGGGCACCACCATTGGTGGTAAGAACTTAGTTTCATGGATAAACGTATGCGTCTGTTCATCCAGTTCAATGTTGTTACGGACCATTAGAATGCCGTACTCATCCTCTTTATACAGGTCGAAGAAATCGAACTCTGTAATCAGGCCCATTAGTTCCGCGGCAGTAGTAATACCGTGAATCTTATTGTCCATTTTCAATGAACCGACTATCTGACCTACCACTGAGGAAATTTCAGTATCCCTCGTCAGGGTAGCGGTGACGCACAGTATGTCTTGGAGGACTTCCAGCATATCCCGCTTGGATAACTCCTCAAG harbors:
- a CDS encoding DNA-directed RNA polymerase; translated protein: MKEFKGVEYIKIAVANAFGLDKELFEDRIKWVDSKDMQALHGLVDDADEPAIYKAALFALEDAYAGRPSGFMVGLDACSSGVQIMGALMNCKVTCESTGLIDPNRRADIYTDVTDVMNTKLAKLGMHFTAARKGVKEALMTHFYGSKMKPKEIFGEDTQELATFYESLKVVAPGAVVAMQHLMDAWQPYALKHEWVLPDGFHAVCPVLEAEDIRIRVDELDGTSFTHRVDLNQGTETGLSIAANVIHSIDALLVREMSRRCNYDEYVLEACLTGIDAYFEEQGYPMPASSNSREFVSLRWAELLVTGEHAYCDFEDELPELVRLIELTLAHKAFPVVCVHDEFKCHANNMNHLRQHYMTMFQQLADSNLLEDILGQIHGTNYRITPMGSVSHAIGNSNYFLS
- the dut gene encoding dUTP diphosphatase, coding for MYPSIKVKTINPFAPLPTLAHAGDAGLDVQTMVSVTLNPGQRASLPTGLAFGIPDGFYGQMEPRAKLADKYGIDVMARVVDSTHTGEVHVVIINHGQDAVEFRKGDKIAQLIIKQTFSHLPLVEVERLDETSRGASGILDSELRL
- a CDS encoding AAA family ATPase — its product is MFKHEKELKKVFEVFKGSEGNIRPHFILTGPSGSGKTYTVAKLCEDLQLNHLEINAAQLTKEGTSGNSLSKALAPLGDMPADKPTVCFVDEFDKLFISGNQNSDLAHETTNGVQNEFLKVLESETAAVYGPYAKYVNIPINHVLFIFAGAFNGEEGIDLDRLRELGMKTEFLGRVGLVFNTDKVPLESLLKAMRKSELMRMYLALFPKVKRQDVEAKVTEQMTEAYANNTLGFRAISTLLHRYFICGGTNQPKQEKPLFNTALELG